From Aspergillus fumigatus Af293 chromosome 3, whole genome shotgun sequence, a single genomic window includes:
- a CDS encoding NAD(P)/FAD-dependent oxidoreductase — MTSTKTTVVIIGASFAGAPIAHSLLKDVKTVRVILINPSPTFYFCIAGPRIVAKPTAFRPEQYLIPIESAFKKYPSGSFEFIQGRATAINPEDKSVIVDGQTTIQFDYLVIAAGSTTPSTTRSDIPIPFKQSNADNMETLIKNAQQAISAASQIVIAGAGPIGVELAGEVAEAAQKQGKSVKITLVSASDRVLPMLKTSGSKAAETLLTQKNVTIISSCKVTDAVLSTNGTWNLSLSNGKQLSADLYIPTTGTLPNSSFVPQQWLDTHGWVKVNQELRVQGGQNAPLPVYAAGDITNNSMRLSFKATEQAAVVAANIKNDILGSKYKRRVYDEGDSIMMMVPVGASGGTGQLFGMTPWSFMVKAIKGKDFFVSKAPSFIAAS, encoded by the coding sequence ATGACATCAACCAAAACGACTGTTGTGATAATTGGTGCTTCCTTTGCCGGGGCGCCAATTGCGCATTCTCTCCTCAAGGATGTCAAAACAGTCAGGGTTATTCTGATCAACCCCTCTCCGACATTTTACTTTTGCATTGCCGGCCCCCGAATTGTGGCCAAACCCACAGCCTTCCGACCAGAGCAATACTTGATCCCAATTGAGTCGGCATTTAAAAAGTATCCCTCGGGGTCTTTCGAGTTCATTCAGGGACGCGCAACGGCCATTAATCCGGAAGATAAATCCGTCATTGTTGACGGTCAAACGACCATCCAATTCGACTACTTGGTCATTGCTGCAGGGAGTACCACACCGTCAACGACCCGCAGCgacatccccatcccctTCAAGCAATCCAACGCCGATAATATGGAAACACTCATCAAGAACGCGCAACAGGCTATCTCAGCAGCCTCGCAGATTGTCATAGCTGGTGCAGGTCCTATCGGCGTCGAACTCGCCGGGGAAGTCGCCGAAGCCGCGCAAAAACAGGGGAAATCAGTCAAGATTACTCTCGTCTCTGCTTCGGATCGAGTATTACCGATGCTCAAAACGTCAGGCAGTAAAGCTGCGGAAACCCTACTTACCCAGAAAAATGTGACGATCATCTCGTCGTGCAAAGTCACAGATGCGGTTCTGTCCACTAATGGAACGTGGAACCTATCTCTCAGTAACGGAAAGCAGCTCAGCGCCGATTTGTACATCCCTACAACGGGTACCCTACCCAACAGCAGCTTTGTCCCTCAGCAATGGCTGGACACTCACGGCTGGGTGAAAGTGAACCAAGAGCTTCGTGTACAAGGCGGACAGAATGCGCCCTTACCTGTCTATGCGGCAGGCGATATAACCAACAATTCGATGCGCCTTTCATTCAAGGCTACTGAGCAGGCTGCGGTTGTTGCTGCAAACATAAAGAACGACATTCTTGGCTCAAAGTATAAGAGGCGGGTGtatgatgaaggagatagCATCATGATGATGGTCCCCGTTGGGGCGTCAGGTGGAACGGGGCAGCTGTTCGGCATGACACCGTGGAGTTTCATGGTTAAGGCGATCAAGGGAAAGGACTTTTTTGTCTCCAAAGCGCCTTCCTTCATTGCGGCAAGTTAA